A section of the Catalinimonas alkaloidigena genome encodes:
- a CDS encoding 3-deoxy-D-manno-octulosonic acid transferase — protein MEVLYRTGVRLYGTLIRLSARVKPKARQWVEGRRDWQARLQDAMAGSDAPVVWFHCASLGEFEQGRPVMEAFRARYPQYRLVLTFFSPSGYEVRKKYAGAEVVAYLPLDSPEASAAFLERVRPQLAFFVKYEFWYYYLRELQWRQIPVLLISAIFREGQVFFRPWGRFYRQLLARFTHLFVQDEASAQLLASVGIRHVTVAGDTRFDRVRQIATQARVIPEAEQFCQGEPTLVVGSSWPADLEVLLPFLRQFPAPLKVIVAPHEIHEAQLNQWQQEAGISSVRFSQATPTTLAEARLLWIDNVGMLSSLYRYGHFAWIGGAYGQGLHNTLEAATFGMPLFFGDRNYQKFREARDLVAAGVAHPVADAETLTRLFTELYHDEARRATLAAQSRRYVAEQAGATEKILTFVEQTSIA, from the coding sequence ATGGAAGTACTGTACCGCACCGGCGTACGTCTTTACGGCACACTGATCCGACTCTCGGCCCGGGTAAAGCCCAAAGCCCGCCAGTGGGTGGAAGGACGTCGCGACTGGCAGGCTCGCCTGCAGGACGCGATGGCGGGCAGCGATGCACCGGTGGTCTGGTTTCATTGCGCCTCGCTGGGCGAGTTTGAGCAGGGGCGGCCGGTGATGGAAGCCTTTCGGGCGCGCTATCCGCAGTATCGCCTTGTGTTGACCTTCTTTTCGCCTTCGGGCTACGAAGTCCGGAAGAAGTATGCCGGTGCCGAGGTGGTGGCTTACCTGCCACTCGACAGCCCCGAAGCGTCGGCAGCGTTTCTGGAGCGGGTCCGGCCGCAACTGGCGTTCTTTGTGAAGTACGAGTTCTGGTACTATTACCTGCGGGAACTGCAATGGCGACAAATTCCGGTACTGTTGATTTCGGCGATTTTCCGGGAGGGTCAGGTCTTTTTCCGGCCCTGGGGGCGTTTCTACCGGCAGTTGCTCGCGCGGTTTACCCATCTGTTTGTGCAGGACGAAGCTTCCGCGCAGCTTCTGGCGTCCGTCGGCATTCGGCACGTTACCGTGGCGGGCGATACGCGCTTCGACCGGGTCCGGCAGATTGCGACGCAGGCGCGCGTCATTCCCGAGGCGGAGCAGTTTTGCCAGGGCGAACCGACGCTGGTGGTGGGCAGTAGCTGGCCCGCCGACCTGGAGGTGCTGTTGCCGTTTCTGCGCCAGTTTCCCGCTCCCCTGAAGGTGATCGTTGCGCCCCACGAAATTCACGAGGCTCAACTGAACCAGTGGCAGCAGGAAGCGGGCATATCCTCGGTGCGGTTTTCACAGGCAACGCCGACCACCCTGGCCGAGGCGCGTCTGTTGTGGATCGACAACGTCGGGATGCTCTCGTCGCTGTACCGCTACGGACATTTTGCCTGGATCGGCGGCGCATACGGCCAGGGGCTGCACAACACGCTGGAGGCGGCTACGTTCGGCATGCCGCTGTTTTTTGGCGACCGGAACTACCAGAAATTTCGCGAGGCCCGCGACTTGGTTGCCGCCGGGGTGGCTCATCCCGTAGCGGATGCAGAAACGTTGACGCGGCTGTTTACCGAACTGTACCACGACGAGGCCCGGCGCGCTACTTTGGCTGCGCAGAGTCGTCGCTACGTGGCCGAACAGGCGGGCGCTACCGAGAAAATTCTCACCTTTGTGGAGCAAACCAGCATCGCATGA
- the rsgA gene encoding ribosome small subunit-dependent GTPase A — MNGRVFRSTGSWYEIVDEHGQRHQGRLRGKLKLKGVKVTNPVAVGDRVVFEPESEAQTAEATVVITDVLPRDNYIIRKSPHKTAHGHILAANLDQAVLIATLTLPRTSLGFIDRFLVSAEAFRIPGVLVFNKQDLLDDESRAYITELEDLYEALGYRCLKTSAVTGEGLEALRALLTGKTSLISGHSGVGKSSLVNALAPDLNLRTQAVSTYANKGVHTTTFAEMFTLADDTYLIDTPGIKELGMIDTEPEEISHYFPEMRDRLGDCRFHNCTHQHEPGCAVVAAVEAGEIALTRYYNYLGMISEEDNRR, encoded by the coding sequence ATGAACGGCAGGGTATTCCGATCGACCGGATCGTGGTACGAAATAGTAGACGAGCACGGGCAACGGCACCAGGGACGGTTGCGCGGCAAGCTCAAGCTGAAAGGCGTCAAAGTGACCAACCCCGTAGCCGTAGGCGATCGGGTGGTTTTTGAGCCGGAAAGCGAAGCGCAAACCGCCGAAGCCACCGTGGTGATTACGGACGTGTTGCCCCGCGACAACTACATTATCCGGAAATCGCCCCACAAAACGGCCCACGGCCATATTCTGGCCGCCAATCTCGATCAGGCGGTACTCATTGCCACCCTGACTTTGCCTCGTACGTCGCTGGGCTTTATCGACCGCTTTCTGGTCAGTGCCGAGGCGTTCCGCATTCCCGGTGTGCTGGTGTTCAACAAACAAGACCTGCTGGACGACGAGTCTCGTGCGTACATCACGGAGCTGGAGGACCTGTACGAAGCGCTCGGCTACCGGTGCCTGAAAACGTCGGCCGTCACCGGCGAAGGGCTGGAGGCACTACGCGCGCTGCTGACCGGCAAAACCAGCCTGATTTCCGGACATTCGGGCGTGGGCAAGTCGAGTCTGGTCAACGCGCTGGCACCCGACCTGAACCTGCGTACCCAGGCCGTGTCCACCTACGCCAACAAGGGCGTCCATACCACCACCTTTGCCGAAATGTTTACCCTGGCCGACGATACGTACCTGATCGACACGCCCGGCATCAAGGAACTGGGCATGATCGACACCGAACCCGAAGAGATTTCCCACTACTTTCCCGAAATGCGCGATCGGTTGGGCGATTGCAGGTTTCACAACTGTACGCATCAGCACGAACCGGGCTGCGCGGTGGTAGCGGCCGTGGAGGCGGGCGAGATTGCGCTGACCCGGTATTATAACTATCTGGGGATGATCTCGGAGGAAGACAATCGCCGATGA